A window of Acinetobacter sp. TR3 contains these coding sequences:
- a CDS encoding SDR family NAD(P)-dependent oxidoreductase produces the protein MSKYQLKDKVVVITGSTGGLGQATAQALRDKGAKLALLDLDLNKVTQQANDLGGNSVAVGWQADVCSLASLETAMASAAKHFGKIDVVIANAGVGNPASLEHMAPETFERTIDINLTGVFRTFRSALPYVKETQGYLLAISSLAAFVHSPLNTHYTSSKAGVWALCDSLRLELKHLNIDVGSFHPTFFQTPMMDAVQSNPAGKAVWNGNTGIWKYVAIETVVSELVEGIEKRKDIVIVPKSNKFVANAPGLFRNIIELIGFNQKQLKQTMRLAEKQD, from the coding sequence ATGAGTAAATATCAATTAAAAGATAAAGTTGTCGTCATTACAGGTTCAACGGGTGGCTTAGGTCAAGCAACAGCACAGGCATTACGCGATAAAGGTGCTAAGTTAGCATTACTAGATTTAGACTTAAATAAAGTCACACAACAAGCAAATGATTTAGGCGGAAACAGTGTCGCAGTAGGATGGCAAGCAGATGTTTGCTCTTTAGCAAGTTTAGAAACTGCGATGGCAAGTGCTGCAAAGCATTTTGGCAAAATTGATGTCGTGATTGCCAATGCGGGTGTTGGTAATCCAGCATCACTGGAACATATGGCACCTGAAACTTTTGAGCGAACGATTGATATTAATTTAACAGGTGTATTTCGTACATTTCGTTCTGCGCTACCTTATGTAAAAGAAACCCAAGGCTATCTATTGGCGATTTCGTCCTTAGCAGCATTTGTACATTCCCCTTTAAATACGCATTACACTTCAAGCAAAGCAGGTGTTTGGGCATTGTGCGATAGCCTACGTTTGGAACTTAAACATTTGAATATTGACGTGGGCAGTTTTCACCCCACCTTCTTCCAAACACCGATGATGGATGCAGTACAATCAAACCCAGCAGGTAAAGCCGTTTGGAATGGTAATACAGGGATCTGGAAATATGTAGCCATTGAAACTGTGGTCTCAGAACTGGTTGAAGGCATTGAAAAACGCAAAGATATTGTGATTGTACCTAAAAGTAATAAATTCGTTGCCAATGCTCCGGGATTATTTCGTAACATTATTGAGCTGATCGGATTCAATCAAAAACAACTGAAACAAACGATGCGGCTGGCAGAAAAGCAGGATTAA
- a CDS encoding AraC family transcriptional regulator translates to MIPETYVHLLFEYLEAQGHDPEKVLGEPWPVHDENGLGGVAIEHWENLLQIAKDYLNDPLIGLHVGQTITARHLGIIGAVLSTCDNFFTAVQRFERYQRLIFDVMPANIQLLADCVELTWDVSEHQEGGLVDETGRTVMVQFARSLIRGKESLQAVHFIHEQPEDIRAYEEYFGCPVLFEQQVPLIRFGLEMLSLPLKTPDTALMAILDKHADQQLARLPQVEEIIEQVRKQIAYLLHQGEPEIDQLAERLHLSRRTLQRRLIEVDTNFRKELNLVRYELAKSYLIDSRLQIIDIALLLGYSEHSAFTRAYKEWSGKTPQQERESFNINSMN, encoded by the coding sequence ATGATTCCAGAAACCTATGTTCATCTACTATTTGAATATCTGGAAGCACAAGGACATGATCCAGAAAAAGTATTAGGTGAGCCTTGGCCTGTTCATGACGAAAATGGTCTCGGTGGCGTTGCAATTGAACATTGGGAAAACCTATTACAAATTGCAAAAGATTATTTAAATGATCCATTGATTGGCTTGCATGTGGGACAAACGATTACTGCGAGACATCTTGGAATCATTGGCGCGGTACTTTCCACTTGTGATAATTTTTTTACAGCCGTACAGCGTTTTGAACGTTATCAGAGGCTTATTTTTGATGTTATGCCTGCAAATATTCAACTACTTGCTGACTGTGTAGAGTTAACTTGGGATGTTAGTGAACATCAAGAAGGTGGTTTAGTCGACGAAACTGGTCGAACGGTGATGGTGCAGTTTGCTCGAAGCTTAATTCGCGGTAAAGAAAGTTTACAAGCGGTTCATTTTATTCATGAACAACCTGAAGATATTAGAGCTTATGAAGAATACTTTGGTTGTCCTGTTCTTTTCGAACAACAGGTTCCATTGATTCGATTCGGGTTAGAAATGTTAAGTTTACCTTTAAAAACCCCTGATACAGCTTTGATGGCCATACTGGATAAACATGCTGATCAACAGCTAGCACGTCTACCACAAGTCGAAGAAATTATAGAACAGGTTCGTAAGCAGATTGCTTATTTACTGCATCAAGGTGAACCAGAGATTGATCAGCTTGCTGAAAGATTACATTTATCGCGTCGAACATTACAAAGGCGATTAATTGAAGTTGACACAAATTTTCGAAAAGAATTAAATCTAGTGCGTTATGAATTAGCAAAATCTTATTTAATCGATTCAAGATTGCAAATTATAGATATTGCTCTGTTACTCGGATACTCTGAACATAGTGCGTTTACCCGAGCCTATAAAGAATGGTCGGGTAAAACACCACAGCAAGAAAGAGAATCTTTCAATATAAATTCAATGAATTGA